Part of the Pangasianodon hypophthalmus isolate fPanHyp1 chromosome 9, fPanHyp1.pri, whole genome shotgun sequence genome is shown below.
TGAAGACACCCTGAGCTCTCTGACAGCAAATACCAAATCTCTTCCAGTACTGAAAGATAAAAGGCATGTCAGCATTAATCAcatttactaaaatatattttataaaatatatggaCATAATTGAACTAGTTTCAACTTCAATAATGAGCTGCActgatgaataattaaaaaaaacactgtaatgatacatggaaaaaaaaatctaaaaaccaAAAAATCCTGCATTTTTTCATGATGATTTTAAAGGGTTAGTTCAATGTAAACTCAGCCTATGCAACTACAACTTTCAAAGCCAAGAATGGTTGTAAAGACATCATTAAAGTCATCCATGTGTCTCCAAAGATTTAACCTCAATTTTATGAAGCAATGCCTTTTTCTAAGGAAAATAACCCCTCCTGTTggtatttgtttattcagttggCGCACAGGAGCCTGATGTCCCAGCTGATAGATTGAGAATTAGGCTGGAAATTCATCTATGGTTTCTATTACTAAATAACTCAAAAGCAGTAGAAATGTCTATGGCGGTGCCTCCAAAATGTACAGTTAGCCTGTAAAACCTTAATAAATCCCAGAATGTTTATCTTAgagtaataaaaattatttattacatgcaATCAATGTAGAGAAAGATAAGGCaatcacaataaaataaaggaaacctTTTAACTATACTtcacattatgaaataaaaagaattcccAAATGAATTTGTTGTATTGAGTCTCTTTTAAACCCAAATGACCCTTGTTTGCatgtataaacaacaatgaggAACCCTGATTGGTCGATCACAGTCTGTCTCTCAAACAGGGAGAATGTCCTCATTGGCTAAATATGagacaaaaataatgtaatacttGAATCAAttctaaatgtattaaatgtgatGATATCTAGATTCAACACACAACAGGTGACTGCAGTTACTGCACAGAATCCATCTACTGGGCATTATTGTCACGTTTTTGaagtcatgttattttttttctcatcataTTTCAGCAATCTGTCccaatacaattttttaaactgataaatGTGTAGATGCTTACTGTAGTTTTTATGTAGCAGAATCTTTGTATAAGACCGTGGGATAATGGGCCTTAGGCATAAAGTGGCATTACTGCAGAAAATGATTTGCAGAATAAAACTATTCAGTTACTAGGCTACTAGTCAAAATAAAGCGTAAAGTCTAAATGAATATTCAAGTGCATAACTTGTGATAAAATGTAGATGTAACACAAAAGAGGTGCCTAAAAAGGACATTATAGCCATATACTGGGCATTACTGCCACAACATGACTTGATCTGACTTGATAgttatgttgtgttttgtcACCAGATGGTTTTAATCTGACCCAATACATGACAATTTCCTACAGTTTGTCTTGTATGTAATTTACAGAAGTGTAGATTTTCACAGTCTTGAGGTTATATAAATATGCCCatttgaatatgcaaatgaatggAAAAGAAGTTAAacaaacatgtaaataaaataaaatcataaaagggGATAATGTTACAACACTACTGTACTGTTTGTTTCCTCGGTGACTTCTGACCTGAACCAGCTGGTACTTTAAGGGCTCCTTGTTAAAAAActttgttttctgatttgtctaGAATAACAAACATGCTACGCACaactgtgcatttatttatttatttttatcttttttctcctGTCACACAGACTTTAAAGTCACACGGCATCCACATCTGATTCTAGTTAAGATGGTAATAACTTTCAATGATTAGACACTAGCGTCTTGCTTGAGATTACAAAACTCTTTGCTTTGGATTCTGGAAAATATAGCATCAGGTGTACACTATTAATCAGAGTATATTAtggataaacaaaaaacaacatagGAAATGAAAGTGAGAACTCAGAGAATTCATGAAAGGCATAATCAAATCACATCAGGAACATTTGCTCAGTGTCTAACTTACCTTTCCTGCATCCTCAATGGAGCTCAGAAACTCATCCTTCATGTCCTCCATGTCAACGAGTTCCTCCCCAACAAAGGTTTTATCTTTCAGCGTGTGCAGAATAACATCCACCTTCTCCCAAAACTTTTTAAGATCAACCAGAATTTGTTGGATTTGAGAAAGACACCGCTGGACTTCCTTCAGGTGGTCAGGGTCAGGAATCTCACCTGGAATGATTTATGAGAGATCATTGTGAAGAACATGTCAAGAGCATAACATGCATGCAGatgcatttactgtatgtttgtaaCAATAAAATCATAGACAGACTCTCACCCATTCGTATTTTACAGTTGGCCAGCTGCAGCTGAAGATCAGTCTGCTTGATTTTGATGCTCCACATTTCATTTCGCagactgctgttctcagagtcGAGTTGTTTCAGTTTTACATCCAAAGCAATGGCACTAGGATCCTTCATAGCATCTGGATAGCCTCTAAAAAAGTCAAGGAACTTCACAATCCAGTGGGTGTGTTTTTCCTTAAATCTTCTGAGGAAGTCTTCCAGCTcatgatttgttttttgaatttgtttctcatttatttccattttgttgACTATTTTTTTCAGATCCACTTCGAGCTTGGCCAGAGCATCCTCCAGACCCTTTATCTCATcagattttttctcttttttttcttcggTCTCTTTTTGTTCTTGATACACGTCACTGGTGCATGTTTTCACACTTTGGTTGTGTTGATCATACCTGAATAATATAGtgcatttcaaataaataattgaatacaGCGATGTGGTCtggatttcattttcattttcaagacAATGAACAATTTTCTTAAAGAGGATGCACAAATGTGATTCTATACAACAGCTCAGgaggaaccttttcatagttcCTAGAACTATTGGTGGAAGTTCCTAGTTTTTGGCGTGTTCGCACCACAGGAACTAGGAACAGTTTTAGTTCTAGGAACTCCGTTTGGGGGAACTAATTTAGCTCCTACTTCAGAGCAGGGTCTAAAACAGTTCTACAGGAACTACCAGTGACGTATGTGTAcgctgattggccaaacgcaCACGAAACACTGGTTACccgggatttttaaaaaaacatgtaaaattatttactcCACGAACATGGAAAACAGCGATAACGGCATTTACCTGTTGTCTGCAGCGTTGTGTTCATTTCTCAGCCTCTATGATATGTAACACTGCAAGTTTTCATAGGAGATTTAGTCAGATTTTCTTGCTATCTCAATCGCGTAAACTATGCGTTTACATAACATCTCCATTATCACGTAACAAAAACAGCTCCAATCCCTGCGTCCTCCATTCACCGGTTGTTGACGTTTGTAAATGCCGTGAATAAAAACGTCACTGTCGGCCGCTTCAGAGTTCCTGCTGCCAGTGCGAATGCAACCAGGAAAACGGTCCGAGGGAGAAATTGGTTCTCTAGGAACCACCCTGCTGGCTAGGCCTTAGAACTGAGTTCCTAGAACTACATGGTGCAAAAGTGCCTAATAAATCCTATTATCAATAAAGATAGAGCAGAACTGTTGTGCATTTCTGATCAGTACAGCTATGTTTGgtttctaaatgaataaaaaagaaggGTGCTTACTAATGTAGAGAAGACCTCccttctgttcttttttcatgCTCAAACAGTAACTTTACACATATAATTTCTATATGATCTACACCTATATACCTATATACATTGGcactttttacaaaaaatatattattgttatgaCCGGAAACATCTTGTGATCCATGACCCTGAGTAACAAATTATTTGAATACTTTAAAGTAATCACCATCTGAacaaacaagataaaaaaaaaaagacgactTTGGACATCAAATTTACCTGCAATAATAAAATCACCCATGTGTTTCCCCTTTGAATTAAGTTGGCACATATTGTTCCTATAAGATATTACTAATATTTTCACCTCTTCACTATGCCATCCACTTGTGTTATGATGTCAGCGATCCACTCTTTGGCTTTCATCAGGTACCTCACTGCCAAACCGGGTTTGTTCTTCTCGACAGCTTTTTTCAATATTGGAAACAGGGAGTTGACCAGGTTGGAACTCGTGCTGACACACTACGAGAAAACATCAATCACCAAGTTAGTCATGTGATAGACTAGTAAGTCATGACAATTCACAGTGACTACGTAacagtaaacagttaaaaacatcACCTGTCAGTACAGCGAATCATAACAGTATAGTAAATTCTGAAGTTATGTGATGCCGTCATGACTAATTGTGgtaatttcttattttctaGTTTTCTCTTCCTGTTCTAGCTCCTTGTAACATTTTTGAGTCCAAATATTGTCCAGTGTACCTGTACTCCttagttccccttcaggaactagAGCTGCGTCGAACAACGCTTTGGGAACGCCTCTGcatgaccacgctctgaatctCATGTGTAATCCGTCCAACGGAATTGCGAGACATCACCGGCGGGATGACGTAGCGACCAGGAAGTATAAAAGCACATGCAGTAAAGACAGCGCCAGCTTCTGTCATTTAGTAAGCGCTCTATGTGTTCGTCTTATTTACTGTTGTACGTCTGTGGTATCAAAGTACTTTAGTAAAATATGGCAAGCAAGGACAAGCAATCATTTAGACTGTGTGTTTCTCCCTGCCCACATTTCATTACGggtggggatacacacagtTTGTGTGTAGCTTGTTTGGGAGAGGAGCCTGCTCGATCAGCTCTTGACGTACGCCCCACTTCCGGAGAGCGCTCTTTGAGGAGGGCGCTCTCTCCAGCATTCCTCACGGTTTGGGTCCCGCTTCTACCGAGGCAGAGCAGCAACTCAGATCGTGGGTTTCCtagagggaatggagacgggcagagccctttcttcttcctcacctGCCAGATCCAGTGCTCACTCTCAGGGAACGGAAGCACGTTCTGAAACGGTTTCTTCCCTCCCGGGAGAGGGCTCGACGCTTCACTTATCTTCCTCTGAGGAGGGAGGCGAGGGGAGCGAAGAAGAGGACGAGTCTGTGGACTTGCCACCACAGTCCGTCCAGTTTGAGGAGTTATTGGAGGTGGTGACTCGAGCTGTgtctaaattaaatattgactgGCCTGCTGAAAAGCAGGAAGAACGTCCACGCAGCAAGTTAGATAAGCGTTTCCTGCTATCTAAGTCAATGCCTCCACGCCAGGGCCTGCCTTTCTTTCCCAATCTGCACACTGAGGTGTCCAGATCATGGAATAATCCATGCTCGGCCCGCCTCTTCAGTCCCAATGTCTCTCACTACTGTAATGTGGTGAGACTGAAAGAGTGCGATTATGGGGCTATTCCCCGGGTTGAAGAGACACTTGCGGGCTATCTCTCTCCTGGTGGTGCATCGTCCCTTAAGGCCCCGGTATTGCCCTCCAAGCCGCTTCCTCGGCTTTGGTGGGCAAAGCGTACACGGCGGCGGGTCAGGCCGGTGCTTGCTTGCACACCATGTGTTGGACGCATagcaggctgacctgcttaaagagttGGACGAGggagaagaaataaagaatgacGACATTGCAGAACTGCGTCGTGCCACAGACTTGTCACTCTGGGCCACTAAGGAGACCGCCAGAGCAATTGGGTGGTCTATGGCAGCCCTGGTGGCCACGGAGAGACATTTGTGGCTGATCCTgtctaatttaaaataaaaagacagggTCTTTCTCCTGGACGCCCCGAAAGTGCTGACTGGCCTGTTCGGCGACGCTGTAAATACAGTCGTCGACAGGTTCCAGGAGGCCAAGAAACAATCGGCGGCGTTCCAGTGATTTGTCCCTCACCACTCTCACGTGTACCAGCTCCTCACACCGTGAAGTCCAGAAACGGAGCGTCGCCACTTGCTCTCCCCCTGAAAAAAGGGAGTCAGGGTGGAGCTCCATGTCGAAGCCAAGGGAGATGACAGATCTGTGGACTGTcatcttcaattcaattcaattcatttttatttgtatagcgctttttacaaaggtcattgtctcaaagcagctttacacaaacaaaagtaaagtgaagtgtgtgtgtgccgtctctgatgagcaagcagggcgacggtgccaaggaaaaactccctgagatggtgataggaagaaaccttgagaggaaccaggctcaacagagaacccatcctcatatgggtttacactgtagtgtgcgtgtgtgtgagcacactgTGCGTTGGTGTAGTctatggaaaacagctgaagcgttttcgtggcagtatgaagcattgccggtggacaggtccagagtgaaggggggggaggtctggattaccagcagctcaggagtgatgctcatctggtccagagtgaagggggggaggtctggatcaccggcagctcaggagtgtagctcggcagaaggagaaggaaagtggttaggtaatCTTCAATAAGAGAGCTTCGACAAAAAGGTCCTGACAAGTCAGGACCTCTGAGGGCAGGCCCATCTAGGGAAGAGCGGTGTACACCTCATCATACGGTGCccgtctctcctcagtgccctcaggagatcGTCTTGACAACCCTGCCATCCCTGGTGCTTCAGGGCACAGCGGTCTCCAGCAAGCGCTTCTCTCAGCTTCCGCCCGGAAACGTAGCGGTTCTGGGTTGGCTCGCTACCTCCAAGGAGGTCTCTAGAACAGCCCCAAGTACACCAGAgatcagtctcgagagactgattccctttgAAGACTATCTAGCAGCATGGaagcttctgccaaatgtgtctcaatgggtcctgcatacCGTAGAAAAAGGCTACAAGATTCAGTTCGGGTCTCGTCCTCCTCTATTCAACGGGGTATTTCCCACTCTGGTGggccccgagcaggctctggtcaTAGAACGAGAAGTAGATACTAGAGCAGGTGACAAGgaggccctaagaacagcgagggccaaactgtcccaggccatcagagaggcaaagcgctcacacgctcagagaatccacagccacttcaaggccagAAGAGACATGTgccgcatgtggcagggcatccagactatcaccaactacaggacaacatcacctgcctgtgacagtgatgcctccctcccagatgcgctgaacgacttctacgctcAGTTTGAGGCacctcctcccaatgaccaggtgctgtgtctaaccacggccgatGTGAGGAATACTCTATGCAGAGTTAATccgcggaaggctgctggactagacaacattcctggtagagtgctcagaggatgtgcagaccagctggcagatgttttcactgacatcttcaacacctccctgagcagcaccgttgttccgatgtgcttcaaggccaccaccat
Proteins encoded:
- the LOC117598012 gene encoding uncharacterized protein LOC117598012 isoform X2 yields the protein MKAELEIVDDNSIVRADFIQQLLPSAERTALLYRLTFLSLGGFPKLERLIRDQAIETQLLFGSSEAVLLKCVSTSSNLVNSLFPILKKAVEKNKPGLAVRYLMKAKEWIADIITQVDGIVKRYDQHNQSVKTCTSDVYQEQKETEEKKEKKSDEIKGLEDALAKLEVDLKKIVNKMEINEKQIQKTNHELEDFLRRFKEKHTHWIVKFLDFFRGYPDAMKDPSAIALDVKLKQLDSENSSLRNEMWSIKIKQTDLQLQLANCKIRMGEIPDPDHLKEVQRCLSQIQQILVDLKKFWEKVDVILHTLKDKTFVGEELVDMEDMKDEFLSSIEDAGKYWKRFGICCQRAQGVFSVQARDAYKFLEINPSSLSEEERKKEYLSITEKLKKINPEPSVTE
- the LOC117598012 gene encoding uncharacterized protein LOC117598012 isoform X1; translation: MFIKNMANSTESSGELMKAELEIVDDNSIVRADFIQQLLPSAERTALLYRLTFLSLGGFPKLERLIRDQAIETQLLFGSSEAVLLKCVSTSSNLVNSLFPILKKAVEKNKPGLAVRYLMKAKEWIADIITQVDGIVKRYDQHNQSVKTCTSDVYQEQKETEEKKEKKSDEIKGLEDALAKLEVDLKKIVNKMEINEKQIQKTNHELEDFLRRFKEKHTHWIVKFLDFFRGYPDAMKDPSAIALDVKLKQLDSENSSLRNEMWSIKIKQTDLQLQLANCKIRMGEIPDPDHLKEVQRCLSQIQQILVDLKKFWEKVDVILHTLKDKTFVGEELVDMEDMKDEFLSSIEDAGKYWKRFGICCQRAQGVFSVQARDAYKFLEINPSSLSEEERKKEYLSITEKLKKINPEPSVTE